The genomic stretch aagcatagtgtgcgggTGCTGTGTACGAGCCCAGGTGCATTTCACTAATGTGCTTTtacaataacaatgaaatgctgcgttattgactttagaccaggtttttgttggtcaatggcgcgatcactttctgctgcgtCAAGATAGCAATCCACCAAGAATtcaccagcacgcccatgggtgcaaagctgggcgcaggtgcatttgctatttaaatgacaaaatggaCAACAGGTCTGTCCTGTTCCGTGGTCGTGCTGTTTAACTTTGGAATTTCCGAATTTCCCCATGGTCTACTCGGTAAAAGTcacaacgctttgaactgtgggtaattaccctaaaattaaaaacattgcatATGTTATGAAAACAATGTACTTTTagtttaaatgtactttatgtataCCCAGCAGTCACATTGTTTCATTACTGATAAAGCCTAGTTAGCATCCAACTATCTCAACCCTAGCTTCTAAAGAATTGATGAGTTCATATCTATCATTAAGCATACATGAGGACGCTCATTGTCCCCACAGGAAAGGTATTTGCTGTCCCATCTTTTGGGCCTTTTTGAGCCATCCCAGCTGGGCCAGACTTGATGGGAACAAACAACGCGTATTCCAGTAGTTTGGAAATAATTGGTCGGTAGGGTCCTGTGGACCTCCATGGATGGATTAAGACATAACACCTTTCTTTTGAAGACATTTAACCAATAAAGAGAGTTTTTACTTGAGGAACCCCTCTCAACTCTAAGGAATACAGCTGTGTTATTTAGACATTTTCAGGACTGATTGATGTGACTCCAGAAGGGGAGGCAGGTATGTCAGTCTGCTGCTGGCagtgttttggtatttttgtgttttattatctttgtcctgtcattttcatcattctctttcattaaaccttttgttAATTCTTTATTTGACCCAAGCCTCACTACTCCTTCAGAGATTTAACGAACACGTCGTTAGTTATTTCTAACAGTGAACtctgcattgatgcagactCACAGAAAGAGCTCGGTAAGTGTGTACTAAAACCCTCAGGCcctttgaaattcaacattgggacaaccctaagGCCTAATCGATTTTGTGAAAATGCCCACCAAAGTCTGGACCTTGGACCATCTGGGATTAGGCCAATGGCTTTCTGAACTATCTTACGTCAGCTATGTCTGGCTGAACTCAGTGGCATCAAGTTACAAAGGAAAACGTGGGacgtcgttttttttttttttcaaccaacgGTGTATGTTACAGCGGACAAAGACCAGCGACCTCCAGTCCCTCCCTCTCGTGAAGTCACTCTCTATGTGCATGACAGTGTCAATGATGCATTTCCGCAGTAAAAACTCCCCGAACGTTGTTAATGAGTTAAGCGCTAATGGAGCTAATGGTTGCTTAACGAGCATTCATTTCTCCTTGCCTGTATCCATTAACCAAATGTATGGACTCAAACCTGAATATTAcccttaatgttttttttaacttggttGTACACGTTTTAAACTACAACCCAAGAGGTGTTAGAATGACAGAAATCTGATCAGATTAGATCCTAATGAGTGCCACAGGACGTGTATAGTACAAAACAGCATGTTTAGCATCCCCAAAACACAGATTAAAACACTTCACAAAATGATTCAAGAAACAAGAATATACTTAAGATAGCCCTAATGTACATGTCACATTTGGGGCTCAGGGTAATCTGGTATTTTATCTTCCCCAAGCGTTATCATTTGGCAAAAATCATCAtggctacatttttatttgttttaaattcaacaagcagaattttagcagaatactgaaagcagccaAATGGCAGAACTGTGtacatgtttatatttttggattgcAACTAATATGGCAATATCCAACAATGTCATATCACATATTTACCTCAAATTGTACCGCACTAATAATTACCCTGAAAGTATGACTGATGCAGAATAGTGTCCCAATAATTGTATCTGTATCATGCTTATGTCTAAATTGTTTAATATGTAACTAGTTATTCTTCCTCAATTATTGGATGATGTAACATAgtcattgttttccaaaaaaaaagtcataaacctTCATTGGATTAGATTATTACTGAACCCAGCCACCACGTGCCGCGTGGTCAATTTTCAACCTGTGTGAAACACTGATGTGctttacaacaataaaaagcagttacaacactgaaaaatatTTATCTAACATAGAATAAGATGGGtataaaatgagaataaaagttacagtgcaagAAGAATATGCAactaattgatttaaaaaagaaaagtctttaGTGTTGACTTAAAACAAGAGTTGCAGTTCTCTGGGGGTTTGATCCAGATTTGGTGTAGGGCTGTAAAATCAATCGAAATGTAATTGCATTTTGATTTTGGCTTCTAACGATCACAACAATAATataattgcaaaaaaatatattattttgcacattatgtttTGCAAGCACTCTTATTTTAAATTCTTGTGTTCTGACTAAAAAGAAACGTTTTAGGGGACGTTTCACAGTTTTCtcactgttgattttttttaacggtttcactgtttttaaaattacaaaaaatctGCAACATCTTTCCGATAGTCAATCAGTTACCGTGTTGAATAATCGTGATTccaatattgaccaaaaatagTCTTGATTATGATTTTTAATTGAGCAGCCCTAATGTGGTGCATAGAAACTGAACTGGGTCAGAGTTACCTGTCTGGGTGAGACTTTATCTCACTTAATCCTTCACCCTCTGTACAGACTAACTTACTCAGCTCTTTCTGATCACATGCCAATGTTGAGCTATGGCAGTCAAGATAACAAATGTGCAAATCTATCTCATTAAcctcaaacaacaaacaaagcacTCTACTCTGAAAATGGTTTACTAGTTTCTGTCTGTGAACTCTCCCCTTTTTCTTGGGCTGGGCTGTTTCCCTTACGTGCATCTACAAAAGGAGGACTCACACTCAAACACTCCCACAAGGAAGCATATATCACTGCGGTGTACTTCCCTCTTTACAGAACACTCCCAAAAAGTAAAGGCTCCAGTGTGAAGTAGACATTTtaggaaacctttttttaaagccatggGGATATTAGATCTCTTTCTCCAATCTTCCAGCTCTATCTCCCTGTTGGGGGCTCTGCTGGTCCTGCTGCTCATCTACCTCATCTCTTCCTCCAGCTTCAGCTCTCACAACGAGGGAAAGGAACCTCCAGGACCAAGACCACTTCCAATACTCGGGAACCTGCTGCAGCTTGACCTTGAGAAACCCTACAACACATTACTGAAGGTGAGAAAGTGCTGTAAGAGTAGCTTTTGAGAGGTAGTTTGTGCTACTGTGCTCAactggttttctttctttctcctgtgTAATATATCACATGTCATGACATTGTGCCCCTGATCATAGCTTTCCAAGACATATGGATCAGTGTTCACTGTGTATTTCGGCCCCCAAAAAGTGGTGGTCCTGGCTGGGTACAAGACGGTGAAGGAGGCACTTGTCAATCATGCTGAAGAGTTTGGAGACAGAGGTGCAGTCCAAATTGTGGAGGACTTTAATAGCGGACATGGTAAGCCAAGCCTTTTTACAAACACTTATCCTCCTCATGGTTACAGCCTCTGATCAAAATCAGCTGATTTATTAACATGTGTTGCTGATCGTCTTCATCTCAGGGGTTTTATGGTCCAATGGTGAATCGTGGAAGGAGATGAGGCGCTTTGCTTTGACTAACCTGAGAGACTTTGGGATGGGCAAGAAGGCGAGTGAGGACAAAATCATTGAGGAATGTGAACACCTCCTCGAAGTGTTCAGGAAATTTAAAGGTAAGTGTATTATTATAACCTATTGCATATTGAGCCAAGTTTTGTCAACCCTTTTGATGTGTaatattttcctgttttccttgtTGCAGGCAAAGCGTTTGATACGTCCCAACCAATGAACTATGCAGTCTCTAATATTATCTGCTCCATTGTTTATGGCAGCAGATTTGAATATGATGATCCAGAGTTTACATCCCTGGTAGATCgaacaaatataaacattcaACTTGTGGGCTCCCCGTCTGTACAGGTGACTTTTCATAATACTAGCACTGGGATTTAATTTTCATATTAAAACTGAACTGAAGAAATTATGTAATTCCTCACGTGTCTGTTGAAGACTTTTTGTACATActggtattttttttgtttaacaggtGTATAACATGTTTCCATGGATTGGTAAATTGATTTCTGTGAAGAAGGAAGTCGTTGCAATAGGTGTTGCCAACAAGGAACAGAACTTACGTTTTTTCAGTCGTTTGAAAGAGACCCTCAATCCACAGATGTGCAGAGGCTTTGTGGACGCCTTTCTGGTCCGAAAGCAAAATCTGGAGGTAGAGCCCATTGCTATTAAGAATTAAGATTTTACAAAGTGTTTAAAATCAAATCACActctttaatttgatttgaaatacAGCTTAAAGTGTACATATTGCGTTTTTCCATATATCTACTGTACAATGTTATGTCGGATGTCAATGTTAAACGTAGGCAGTACTTCAAATAATgagataaatgtatttttgacaAATCTCTGGGAGCTAGTACATTCAGATTTCCAGCAGAGCGTCTTATAAAAGAGGGTGAATACATGTGCAGCATCAATGGGGAGTATAAGAattataaaagtgttttttgaatattaaagcatgtaaacatgtctttgtgcaaacacaaaaaacaagtatGACCCTGAAAATGCTACATAAAAGATACCCTTTAATACCTAGTAATACAACATCTTTTTTAGTTGACACAATCAAAGATCATCACACAACGTTCAATACTGAATGTGGCAATTCTGAATGTGGCAACACTGAATGTGGCAACCACACTAAATTGTGTCACAGACCAGAGCTTGTGTTGGGGTTTTGCGTAGATTCATCCAGTGACTCGACTAGTTGATtaatgtctctgtctttctacaACCTTCCCAGGCCGACAGTAGAGTTATTAGTGACAAGGACCCAGTCCATGTTTTATATATCAAAGTTTTGAATCAAATGTGTTTGAATCACAGCACTGGTGATTTTTCACCTGCAGGAATCTGGGATTTCCAATAGTCACTTCAACGAAAACAACCTTTTGCACACAGTTCTTAATCTTTTTGCTGCTGGCACTGACACAACAGCAACTACGCTGAGATGGGGACTTCTGTTTATGGCCAAAAATCCTAAAATCCAAGGTAAGGGACTTTCCATACAAACACCAACACTCCAAGTAACTATATATCTGCTTTaccagcacaaaaaaaaacgtcttcatgaaaacaaaaaactttttctctctcagaccAGGTCCAGGAAGAGCTGAGCAGGGAGATAGGAAGTCGTCAAGTGCAGGTTGAGGACAGGAAGAACATGCCCTTCACCGACGCTGTCATCCATGAGACACAGAGACTGGCCAACATTGTCCCAATGGCAGTACCTCACAAAACGAGCCAAGACATCACCTTCCAGGGTCACTTCATTAAGAAGGCAAGACTGAATAAAATACCTAGTATTAATCTCAAATTAACTTCATAAAACACTGTGCTTCAGGAATTGTCTTTTGCTGAGCATTTAGGAAACTCAATTTCTGTTTTGTCCACAGGGGACCACAGTATATCCTCTTTTAACATCTGTTCTGTATGATGAGAGTGAGTGGGAGAAGCCACACAGCTTTTATCCTGCTCACTTCCTGGACAAAGACGGGAAGTTTGTTAAGCGGGACGCCTTCATGCCTTTTTCTGCAGGTTGGTGAATTTAGCCATTACCTCTTGATGTTTATTCACTTGCAGATGAGATGAACATTTtccttcattctctctctctctctctctaacaggTCGAAGGATTTGTCTCGGAGAGAGTCTTGCCAGGATGGAGctcttcatcttcttc from Etheostoma cragini isolate CJK2018 chromosome 18, CSU_Ecrag_1.0, whole genome shotgun sequence encodes the following:
- the LOC117961008 gene encoding cytochrome P450 2K1-like isoform X3 — translated: MGILDLFLQSSSSISLLGALLVLLLIYLISSSSFSSHNEGKEPPGPRPLPILGNLLQLDLEKPYNTLLKLSKTYGSVFTVYFGPQKVVVLAGYKTVKEALVNHAEEFGDRGAVQIVEDFNSGHGVLWSNGESWKEMRRFALTNLRDFGMGKKASEDKIIEECEHLLEVFRKFKGKAFDTSQPMNYAVSNIICSIVYGSRFEYDDPEFTSLVDRTNINIQLVGSPSVQVYNMFPWIGKLISVKKEVVAIGVANKEQNLRFFSRLKETLNPQMCRGFVDAFLVRKQNLEESGISNSHFNENNLLHTVLNLFAAGTDTTATTLRWGLLFMAKNPKIQDQVQEELSREIGSRQVQVEDRKNMPFTDAVIHETQRLANIVPMAVPHKTSQDITFQGHFIKKGTTVYPLLTSVLYDESEWEKPHSFYPAHFLDKDGKFVKRDAFMPFSAGRRICLGESLARMELFIFFTTLLQHFRFTPPPGVSEDELDLTPRVGFTLNPSPHKLCAVPVFEQ
- the LOC117961008 gene encoding cytochrome P450 2K1-like isoform X2; protein product: MGILDLFLQSSSSISLLGALLVLLLIYLISSSSFSSHNEGKEPPGPRPLPILGNLLQLDLEKPYNTLLKLSKTYGSVFTVYFGPQKVVVLAGYKTVKEALVNHAEEFGDRGAVQIVEDFNSGHGVLWSNGESWKEMRRFALTNLRDFGMGKKASEDKIIEECEHLLEVFRKFKGKAFDTSQPMNYAVSNIICSIVYGSRFEYDDPEFTSLVDRTNINIQLVGSPSVQVYNMFPWIGKLISVKKEVVAIGVANKEQNLRFFSRLKETLNPQMCRGFVDAFLVRKQNLEESGISNSYFHDHNLMQTVINLFAAGTDTTATTLRWGLLFMAKNPKIQDQVREEVSREIGSRNVQAEDRRNLPFTDAVIHETQRLASILPIAVPHKTSQDITFQGHFIKKGTTVFPLLTSVLHDESEWERPHSFYPAHFLDKDGKFVKRDAFMPFSAGRRVCLGESLARMELFLFFTTLLQHFRFTPPPGVSEDELDLTPRVGFTLSPSPHKLCAVAVCEQ
- the LOC117961008 gene encoding cytochrome P450 2K1-like isoform X1 translates to MGILDLFLQSSSSISLLGALLVLLLIYLISSSSFSSHNEGKEPPGPRPLPILGNLLQLDLEKPYNTLLKLSKTYGSVFTVYFGPQKVVVLAGYKTVKEALVNHAEEFGDRGAVQIVEDFNSGHGVLWSNGESWKEMRRFALTNLRDFGMGKKASEDKIIEECEHLLEVFRKFKGKAFDTSQPMNYAVSNIICSIVYGSRFEYDDPEFTSLVDRTNINIQLVGSPSVQVYNMFPWIGKLISVKKEVVAIGVANKEQNLQLFGRLKETLNPQMCRGFVDAFLVRKQNLEESGISNSYFHDHNLMQTVINLFAAGTDTTATTLRWGLLFMAKNPKIQDQVREEVSREIGSRNVQAEDRRNLPFTDAVIHETQRLASILPIAVPHKTSQDITFQGHFIKKGTTVFPLLTSVLHDESEWERPHSFYPAHFLDKDGKFVKRDAFMPFSAGRRVCLGESLARMELFLFFTTLLQHFRFTPPPGVSEDELDLTPRVGFTLSPSPHKLCAVAVCEQ
- the LOC117961008 gene encoding cytochrome P450 2K1-like isoform X4; translated protein: MGILDLFLQSSSSISLLGALLVLLLIYLISSSSFSSHNEGKEPPGPRPLPILGNLLQLDLEKPYNTLLKLSKTYGSVFTVYFGPQKVVVLAGYKTVKEALVNHAEEFGDRGAVQIVEDFNSGHGVLWSNGESWKEMRRFALTNLRDFGMGKKASEDKIIEECEHLLEVFRKFKGKAFDTSQPMNYAVSNIICSIVYGSRFEYDDPEFTSLVDRTNINIQLVGSPSVQESGISNSYFHDHNLMQTVINLFAAGTDTTATTLRWGLLFMAKNPKIQDQVREEVSREIGSRNVQAEDRRNLPFTDAVIHETQRLASILPIAVPHKTSQDITFQGHFIKKGTTVFPLLTSVLHDESEWERPHSFYPAHFLDKDGKFVKRDAFMPFSAGRRVCLGESLARMELFLFFTTLLQHFRFTPPPGVSEDELDLTPRVGFTLSPSPHKLCAVAVCEQ